The DNA region TTCGCCATACTGGATCATAAAGTCCTCTACTAGAGCTTCTTTCTCCATCCCCAGAATGCGGGCATCGGCTTCCACCTGATTCAGCATTTGCCAGACGATCGGTAGATTTTGCCGATTGGCCGCTTCCAATTCAGCTTTAGCCGCTTCAAAATTAGCCTTCAGCCATGCTTCGCCAAAGTTGAGATGGCTGTACTCGTCTTTCACCACGCCTTCGGTGATCTTCCGCGCAAAGTCGTCAGCCACGGGGATGTAAATGTTGTAGGCGGCGATCGCAAAACATTCAATGATCAACGCCTGAATCAGCAGGCAAGTGACAATCTTGCCCTCGGCGGCGGCAGTTTGAAAATTCTGGTGCAGTTGGGAGAAGAATTGGCGAGCAAACTCCAGGTCTGGAGTGACTTGCAAGTTCCGTCCGCAAGCTTCAAAGCCCTTCTTGTGGCGACTTTCCATCTTCGCCAGACTAACCAGTTGCTCCTTACTATCCGGGAGTAAGTCTGCTAGCCTCACATAGTTTTCATGGGCTTCCTGTTCGCCTTCAATGACAATAGCATTGATCCGGCTGTAAGCGTCTCGATAGACTTCGCTATGAAAATCGATTGCTGCACTAGCCTCAAGCTGCGGCATAAAACTCATCTCTCCTCAAGAATGCAGCCGATCGGGAATCGGCATTAGAACAGACAGGACTGGAAAGGGAAAAGTAACAGATAACTTTACATATCCACTTGTATCACTTTACCGCTTTCCTGCAGGAAATCGACGGAGATTCCCAGATTTCGCAAGTACAGTCCTGAATTTCTCCAAAAAGCTGCTATAGCTGGTCTTTTCAGTTGCTGAGATGGCAGGACAGTGGTGATCGAGAGATCGCCGAAAGTCACTGCCAACTAGAATTCATACCGACTTCTACTAGCAGTATTGATTTTAGAAATGGTTAAGATAAGTTTTGGTAATGATTGCATCTACCAAAAACACAGTCGATCGCTGATGAGAAAAATATTCTGCCAGAACTGAGTATTGCTTTCTTGACTCGCAGATAGCTCAACTTCCAGGTACTCATCCAGGTGGCTTCACCAAACTGCTCTCAGAGATCTCCGACAAAATATCGATCGATAGTGTTTCAGCGCAGCCGCTTCCAAAATGCCCATGACACCAAACGACACCACCAGCAGGATGCCCGGAGCCAGGACTTTGCCCCACCCCTACAGGCTACAGGTCATGGACCTGTCAGCCCCAGGCAAGGGTGGTATCGGGATCAGTTTGAAATTACAATAAGGCTACTCTAACGGGCGATCTCAGGGGAACAAGCTATGGTTCAAACACCGATCGAACCCCAAGTTTTATATCCCGACTCGGACGGTAAACCGATGGCTGACAACACGGTGCAATATCGCTGGATTGTCCGGTTGGTTGCCAATCTCAAACATTTATTTAAGGGCCAAACCGTTTTTGTGGCAGGGGATTTGCTCTGGTATCCACTACAGGTTACGGTGCCCCCTGCTCCGGCTCAAGCTCCCGATGTGATGGTGGTTCTAGGTCGTCCTGACGGCGATCGGGGTAGTTATAAGCAATGGGAAGAAGACAATATTCCTCCCCAGGTAGTGTTTGAAATTTTGTCACCCACCAATAGCGCTAGAGAGATGCTCCACAAACAGTCGTTCTACCAGGAGCATGGCGTTTTAGAGATGTTTTTCTATGACCCAGATTCCTACGATTTCTGGGGATTGGTGCGACCCGATCGGAACCATGATTTCGTCCCGGTTACCGCCCTGAATTTTCCCTGGACTTCGCCGACGCTGGGAATCCGGTTTGAGATGTTTGCGGATGGTTTAGCAGTCTTTTATCCCAGTGGGGAGCCATTTAAAGATCCTGATGTCATCTTTGCGGAACGGGATCAGGCGCAACAAGAGCGCGATCGGGTGCAACAAGAGCGCGACCGGGTGCAACAAGAGCGCGATCGGGCGTTTGCCAAACTCCGAGAATTGGGCATCGACCCAACCCAGTTATGACCTGAGGAAGTGGCCAATCTTAACCTTTTGAGTGAGCGATCGCGGCTGCCATTGCATTGTCGATGAGTTTGTGCTGGGCAAATTTTCTGTCTGGTGCAGTCTGCAACAGCCTTCACATTAAGACTTTATAATGGAAAACCGGATCTTAACTGAGACACAATACCCATGCCTGCTTCCCGTCGTTATCACATCACTACCTTTGGTTGCCAGATGAACAAAGCCGATTCCGAGCGAATGGCTGGCATTCTGGAAGATATGGGCTTTACCTGGGAAGAGGAAGCTAATGCGGCAGATTTAATTATCTACAACACCTGCACGATTCGAGATAACGCCGAGCAGAAAGTGTACTCCTATCTGGGGCGGCAGGCGAAACGGAAACAGGAGGATCCCCATTTAACCCTAGTGGTGGCCGGCTGTGTGGCCCAGCAGGAAGGGGAACAACTGTTGCGGCGAGTCCCAGAACTGGATCTGGTGATGGGGCCACAATATGCCAACCGTCTAGGAGAGTTATTGGAACAGGTTTTCAGTGGCAGTCAGGTGGTCGCCACGGAACCCGTTCATATTATGGAAGACATCACCAAACCCAGACGGGACAGTACGGTAACGGCCTGGGTGAATGTGATTTATGGTTGCAATGAGCGTTGCACCTATTGTGTGGTGCCGAATGTACGTGGGGTGGAGCAGTCCCGCCCGCCCGCAGCGATTCGGGAAGAAATGGTGGAACTGGGCCGTCAGGGCTATAAGGAAGTGACGCTACTGGGACAAAACATTGATGCCTATGGGCGAGATTTGCCAGGAGTCACCCCAGAAGGGCGGCATCAACATACCCTCACCGATTTGCTGTACACCGTTCATGACGTTCCTGGAATTGAGCGTATCCGATTTGCCACCAGCCATCCTCGTTACTTCACAGAACGGCTGATTCGGGCCTGTGCGGAATTGCCCAAGGTCTGTGAGCACTTTCACATTCCTTTCCAATCCGGGGATAACGAGGTGCTGAAGGCAATGGGACGGGGTTATACCCAGGAGAAGTATCGCCGCATTATTGAAATTATTCGTTCCTATATGCCAGATGCCGCCATCAGTGCGGATGCGATCGTCGGTTTTCCGGGCGAAACCGAGAGCCAGTTTGAAAATACGCTGAAACTGGTGGACGAGATTGGCTTTGATCAACTCAACACGGCAGCCTATTCCCCACGTCCGGGCACTCCTGCCGCCCTGTGGGAGTCGCAACTGAGCGAGGAGGTGAAAAGCGATCGCCTGCAGCGCCTGAATCATCTAGTAGCCACAAAGGCAGCAGAGCGATCGCAGCGCTATCTGGGTCGGGTAGAAGAAGTGCTGGTGGAAGCCCAAAACGAGAAAAATCCAGATCAAGTGATGGGACGTACCCGCAGCAATCGATTGACCTTCTTCCCTGGTGATATTCAAACGCTTCAGGGAAAACTGGTTCCGGTGCTGATTACAGAAGCGCGTGCCTTTAGCTTGTCGGGGCATCCGTTGGGGGAAAGTACAAGACTGGATGCCAGCTCTGCCGCAGCAGTTCTACAGTAAAGCTGGGAATCGAAAATTCCAGCAGGCGATTGCGGCGATTGTGGGACACGGCGATCGCGCTGATGTCTGGTTCCAGGCAGGCTTTCAAAACTTCCGCCACGGCTCCACCTAACCTGACTTGCGTGTCAACTTTGATATCGAGCGGTGCTAACTCTGCTTTCACCGTTGCTAGTGTAGCTTCCGCCGCTTCGATATAAGGTTGGCGGGAGAGGTGCCATCGCTCGGTAGACTCCAGCACCTGACATAAAGTACACGCCTCCACAACTGGAGGGGTAAACGCAGGCACCAATTCTTTAATTGACCGAATCACTCGCCTGGCTGCCTCACTGCCGTCGTAGGGCACCATCAGATGCCGAAAGATGTGACGGCATCGGAGGTCTAACTCCTCAGTTGTGTAGGTTGAGATCAGTTGGGTACGAACTACCAGAATCGGTATTTTAGTTCGCTCGTAAACTACTCTCGTCGTACTGCCAAATAATTTCTCTGCCACCAGATTCTGAGTTGCCAACCCCAGCAGAATCAACTCGGCCTGATGAGCTTGGGCTACTCTCAGAATCAAATCACAAGGTCGACCCGATTCCACTACCACTTCAACAGTCGTGCCTTCTGGAACGTCTCTGCTAGCAACACCTAGTTGCTTCCGTGCCTGATCCACTTTCTCGCTATCCACTCTGGGAATAGCACCCCCTTCGTCCAGTGGAACACAGTGAAGAAATGTCAGGTGACGAACACCCGTTGCAGCCAGGGTGGGGACAAAATTCACCAATCGCTGCAGGCCATCGGAAAAGTCTGTACAGATAAGTAAGCGCTGAAACATACAAGCAGAGCGGTTTATGCAATCTGCCCTTACAGTAGCATTGGTCATCTGTCATTGATCATCTGTCATTGGTCATTAGTCATTGACAGAGGACAAAGGACGAAGGACAGTCCATCTAAACCTTTCGTTGTTAAGCTGTATGACAGAAGTTTGCAAGGCTTTACAGCCATTTCTTTCCCATGAATCCTGAAGAAAATGCCAGTCTGACTCAATCCAGGTCCTTGTGGTCTTCCCTGCAGTTGGCTAATTCGCAGGTGTGGATTCAGGCGGCAGGACGATCGCTGTCTCAGATCGGCGCTGGCTTAATCTACTTCTACATTCCTCTGGTATTCGTCAATCAGGTCGGGCTATCGGCAACTTCCGTAGGATTTAGTCTGGGTCTAAGCTCACTCACGGGTGTTTTGGGACATCTTCTAGGCGGTATTCTGGCCGATTCCCCCCGCTTTGGACGCAAAACTACTCTATCTTTGTCAGCAACCTTGAGTGTAGCCGTCTCGTTGTTACTGGCTGTGGCTCAAACCTTACCGATGCTGACGATCGCCTGCTTGTTATTAGGAATTAGTATCGGCTTTTATTGGACAGCCGCCGATGCAGCAGTGATGGATGTCACGACCTTAGAAGAGCGGCATCAGGCATTTGCAGTGATGAGTGTGGCAGAAAACTTGGGGAATGGGATTGGTATTCTGGGCGGTGGGCTGCTGCTGGCGCTGGTGCATCAAAACCATCTCGCCCTATTCGTAGGCTGCTCTTTCTTCTTTCTGGCTTTTCTGGGACTGACTCAGTTTGCCATTCCGGAAACCCGATCGCCCAACTCAACCCATGAGAACACCACCACCGGAATTTTGACGGCGCTGCGAGATCGGTTGCTGATTACGTTTGTGCTGGCGAATGTGTTGTTTACGACTTATATCGCGATCGTCACCAGTACCATTCCCCTCTACTTCACGACTGAAGTTTAGACTAACGGCAGGGGAAATAGCCCAACCCCCTGCCGAGACTGAGTGTGGCAGAAAAAATTAAGCAAGCAAGAGATTAAGCGGACTGTTTGGCAGTCTTTTTGGGTTTGGTAAAGCGTTTTTTAACGGTTGGATAGCGCAGGCGACGCGAACGGGGTCGCCCTGGAGTCCAACCAGGAGACTTTCCGCGTGGTTTGGGATTGGGAGCGGGTGAGCCAATCACGACTAAAACTTGTGCAAAGGCGTTGGCAACCCGACCGGGTGAGAGGTCAGTCTGTGATTTCTGCCAGGGCAAAGGAGCGTCTTGAATCTCGGGTCGGGCCAGCCAAAGTTGCCAGGTAAGCAACGGCATCAAGTCACTCCAACGCTCCGATTGTTCAGGCGTTGAGAGTTGAGGCAAGGTCCAGTGCAAGCGTTGTTTGGCGAAGCGGTACCAGTGGTCAATCGCAAAGCGCCGCAAATAGTCCTGCCACAGAGTGTTTAATGACGGCGATTCGAGTCCAATCCAAATCAGCCATAAAGGTTTGGCAGGGGTCGGGGAGGTCGAATCGAGGCGTTCGACTTGAATTAATGACACCGGGTGCGTCGCTGCCTGCTTGAGATGTAAGGTGTGCCACATTCGTAACCGCAGTCGTCCTAACCTGGCATCTTCGACCTCGATTTCCTCATCCGTTTGCCAGTAGGTACTCACATCGTTGAGTTTAAACTTATCACCATGCACGCGAGGTCGTCCAGTGCCAGAGTAGGCAGGCGGGGAACCATATAACACGCGATTCGAGCGCAAGCGAATCAGTTTGTCGCAAGCAATGTCGGCAGTTTGCTTGAGGAACGGGGCACAGCCATACTCGGCATCCCATAGTGCCAACGGACGAGACGACAGTTTTTGGCAAACTTGGCGCAATTGCTTGACCGCCTTCTCAATCGGGCTTTCGGCACTGCTGATGCGCTCATGCAGCAAGGGCAATGCCCAACTTCCCTGCGGCTCTGGAATCCAGGCAAGCGTACTGTAGCCTTGTCCCAGCGTCACAGGCTTGGCTCCACTTATTGGGGCTGCCTGGTGCTCAAAGGTTCGCTCTCGCAGGGTGTGTGCCTGTAATCGCGACCAAGCTGTATGGTCTCCGGCTAAAACCACACGCCCTGCTTGAGGCATCTGCTCAACATAGATCCCCATCAGTTTTGCTCGCGGTGGTTGACTATCCTGCACTGCCTCGTACAAACTTGACCAACGACGACGAAACACAGGCGAGAGCGAGAGTTCGGCAAATGAGGAGAGACTTCGACTGACCAAAACCGCATCCATCAGGTCAAACAGGGCATCTCTGCCATTGCCCATCAAGCTGTAGGCTTTGTGTCGAAATTCCCGAAGCTTGTCAAAATTACTCATGGTCAAAGGATTTGCTAATGTCCTTGACCATTAAGCGGTCAGAATCACACTTCTGACCGCTTTTCTTCACCCATTAGTCTAAACTCCAGTCACGAATTTTGTGGCTGGAATTGGAGGTGGCCCCGGAGCGTCTGTTACCAGTACAGCCAATCTCTTTACCTGGTGTTATATCGGGATTGGTGCAATCCTGCAATTGCCGATTGCTCGATTGTTTACCCACTTTCAGCGGGTGCGAGTGTTGATGATCGCTATGCTGATTTGGGCTGTAGGGTTTGCGCTAGTGTGGGTAACGGGAACGGTGACAACGGCCCAATTAATCTGGGGAGTTGGGGCACTTTGTATGTTGTCGATCGCCTCGGTCACTTATAAACCATTTGCGTCTGCAATTGTCTCAGAACTGGCTCCTGAGTCGTTGCGAGGTTCCTATATTGCGATCAGTTCCCAGTGTTGGGCGATCGGCTACTTTATTGGCCCTATCATTGGCGGCTGGGCGATGGATCAATCGGCCCTGATTGCCGATCGATTCTGGTTGGGGGCAGCCGCTACAACGGCGATCGGCTTACTGGTGTTGCAAGTCTTTCAAACTTTGCATCTAGAAGATTCCTCTTTATTGAGCAAAGAACCCAGTCAACAGCAGAGGCAGCAGAATCAACACAGAAATAATCAACACTAAAGTTCCAGCTTCAATTTTGAGAACGGTTTGTTTGGGTTCTTGGGGTGGTTCAGTCATAGGAGGTTGCAGAGAGGTGATTATTGAAAGGCGAGCTTGATCTCAGGAAAGGTCAATGCTTAATGTTAAACCGTTTTTCTAACCAACCAATGCCATAGTCTGCCATCAGGGCGATCGCGGCAGCAGGGACGGCTCCGGCCAGAATGAGTTGGTTATTGACTACAGCGATGCCTCGGAAGATGAATACACCCAGACCTCCGGCTCCAATAGCAGCAGCGATCGTGGCAATGCCAACAGCAATTACCGTGGCAACTCGTACCCCAGCTAGAATCACGCCCATGGCCAGCGGTAATTCAACCTGTGTCAGTAATTGCCAATCAGTCATGCCCATCCCGCGTCCGGCTTCTCGTACCGCTGGATCAATGCCCATAATTCCGGTGTACGTATTGCGAATGATCGGGAGAAAAGAATAGAGCGTCAGAGCAATGATCGCAGGCAACACCCCAATTCCCACCAGCGGAATCAGTAAGCCAAACAGCGCCAGACTGGGAATGGTCTGTAAAATATTCGCAACCGCCAGAATCGGTTGCCGCAATGATTTGTTCCGGGTAATCAAAATACCGAATGGCAGGCTGATGAGAATGGCTGTCGCGATCGCAATTCCCACCAGCAGCAAATGCTCCCCCGTTCGCTGCACAATCTCCGACCCATACTTGAATAAAAAAAGGTCCTGCATTCCCAACCCCTATTTCCTATTCCCTATTCCCTACTCCCAGCGTCCGCAGAAACGTCTGAGCCTCTGGATGAGCCGATCGCGCAAACTCCTGCGGTATATCCAGTTCCACTAAGCGACCATCCTGCATCAGACCAATACGGGAAGCCAGCATAAACGCCTCCTGCATATCATGGGTGACAAACACGACCGTTTTTCCCAGTTCCTGTTGCAGATGCTGAAACTCCTGCTGCAACTCCATGCGGGTAATCGGATCCAGTGCCCCAAACGGTTCATCCATCAACAAAATTGGTGGATCCGCTGCCAGTGCCCGTGCCACACCCACCCGTTGCCGCTGACCTCCCGATAGTTGGTGCGGGTAGCGAGTGGCAAACTGAGCCGGATCCAGTCCGACTAAATGGAGCAATTCATGGACACGGGATTTGATCTGCAGGGGCTTCCAACCCTGTAAGGTCGGCACTAATCCCACATTTCGCTCGATCGTGAAGTGGGGAAACAAGCCCGTTTCTTGAATTACATAGCCAATTTGCCGCCGCAGTTGAATTGGATCCCAATCGGTGGTTGCTTTACCCTGCACCCTTACCACTCCAGCCGTGGGGGTAATCAGGCGATTGATCAGTTTCATGGTGGTCGTCTTGCCGGAGCCACTGCGACCCAGCAACACCAAAAATTCGCCTGCTTGAATGGTGAAATTCAAATCTGCCAGCAGCGATCGTCCTCCGACCACAAACTCAACCTGTTGAAATTCCACCAGCGGGCTATCCGATCCCATGCACTCCAGATCCTTCTGCGATCGTTATCCCTTACCCTACCACTATCCTTTGGTTGTGCAAGGACAGGCAAGCCAGATGTGGCGATTAAACAATTCGTTGGGGAAAACTTTGTAAGTCAGGATCTCACTGCTCGGGAGGAGCGTTCATTTCTTCATGAAGATATTTAGAAAATCTAAACTATCTCTAAAGTTTTATTGATGCTTCTCATAGGTAGGTAGATAATACTACTTAGTTTGGGCGATAGATGCTCTAGGGCTTGTTCTGCAGAGTCAGGTCTATATCAGACCGTTCCCTGAAGCTGTAGCAGGCTCATGGTTTGTCTTGAGGATCTGTGACAGCGATCGCCCTGTGTCTGCTTCCCTGGATATTGAATTTTAGATTTGAGTGGCTTAATTTTAGGTTTTTAACATGAACACGATTAGTATTACCGAGATTTGTTGTCCCAACTGTGGTAAACCTGCAGAGCGGCATACCCTGCTGCTGGAGAAATTAATTCGGACACAATGCCCAGCCTGCGACTATTTGATGATCCTGTGTGCTCAAACCGCAAAAGTTGTAGAAGCTTACGCACCAGGAATCTCCGCCTCGCACGGTTAAGCTTGGGATGGGAAGGCGATCGCGGAAGCCCGTAACTGTCCACAGGCGGCATCCGCTTCCAGCCCACGGGAATAGCGAACACTGACGGCAATGTGATGTTTTTTCAGCGTGGCAACAAAGGCTTGAATGCGCTGTTCACTGGGGCGCTGGTAATCCACTTCCTGAATTGGATTGTAGGGAATCAAATTCACATGGGTTTGGAAACCGCGCAGGTGTTTGGCTAACTCTTGTGCATGTTCTGGTTCATCGTTCAATCCTGCCAGCAGAATGTATTCAAAGGTCACTCGCCGACCTGTAATCCGCACATACTCCCGGCATTCGTCCAGAAGGGCGGCGATCGGGTAGGAGTGAGCACTGGGAATCAGCCGTTCCCGCAGCGCCTGATTAGAGGCATGGAGACTAACCGCCAGCGTCACCTGAAGATGATGCTCCGCAAATCGGCGAATCCGGCCAGGAATCCCAACAGTAGAAACGGTGATCATCCGCTGACCAATCCCCACATCCTGATTCAGACAGCGAATTGCCGCCACCACTGCATCGGTGTTCAGCAACGGTTCCCCCATGCCCATAAACACAATGTTGCTGACCCGGTGCTGAAAGTCTGACTGGACTGTCAGCACCTGATCGACAATTTCATGGACTGCCAGGTTACGAGTAAATCCACCTTTCCCAGTCGCACAAAAATCACACGCCATCGGACAACCCACCTGGGAAGAGACACAAACGGTGAGGCGATCGAGAGAGGGAAGTTTTGAGTTTTGAGTTTTGAGTTGTGAATTGGATGGTTCGTAGCTCGTCGTTCGTGTTGCTGGAGTCTTGTCGAGTTTTAAGTTTTGTGGGTTAAGTTGACCTCCAAATTCAGAACTGAGAACTGAGAACTGAGAACTCTTCTTATACGTCGGCATTCCCACCGTTTCAATAATATGACCATCGGCCAGACTTAGCAGGAATTTGACGGTGCCATCGGAGGCAACGGAGCGATAGTGAATGGTGGAGCGACCCAGAGGAACATTCGGTAGTTCAGAACGCCATTGTTTGGGAAAGACGGAAATATCAGTGAACGATCGCACTCCTTTCTGATAAATCCACTCATGCAGTTGCTTAGCCCGGTAGGCGGGCTGTCCCTGTTGTTGTACCCAGGCGGTCAGTTCAGCCAGGGATTGCCCCAATAAGGGCTTGGAGGTGAGAATGGGCAATTTTGAATCAGTGGCGATCGTCATAGAACTGCGGCTCTCAAACGAGCGATCGGCAGGTAGGTCAGCTTTTGCGGGCCAGGGACGTAGGCGCGTTTGCGGAAGACATCATACTGGTTGCGTTCAATCACATCCAGAATGCCGCGATACAGCATCAGGGCCGCCCACACTGGGAAACGGGCATCAGGGCTGAGGGCACTAATTCCCGACTCGGCGGAGGCATAGAACTTTCTGGCCCGCTGAATTTGAAATTTCATCAGGCTGCGCCAGCGTTCATCCACCACCCCATTAAACAGATCCGCTTCTGTGTAATTGAATAGGGCCAGGTCTTCCAACGGCAGGTAAATCCGCCCTCGACGAGCATCTTCTCCCACGTCACGCAGGATATTGGTGAGTTGGTTGGCAATTCCCAGGGCGATCGCTTCTTCTGTTGGATCTCGCTGCTCATTCCGGTACACATCCCAGGGAGCCGTCCGAACGGTGGTATCCACACCCATCACGGGAGTCGTCATTAAGCCCACCGTACCCGCCACCCGGTAGCAATACAGGTTCAACTCTTCAAAAGTTTCGTAGCGGGAGCGATACAAATCCATGCGTTGTCCCGCAATCATGTCACGAAACGGTTGGATATCGACGGGGAATCGTTCCAGGGTATCCACCAAAGCCACATCGGCATCTTCGATCGGCGTACCTGCAAAGATCGACTCCAGTTGGGACTCCCACTGATCTAGCGTCTCATCAGTGGTAAAACTGGCACGGGGGCCATCCACTAATTCATCCGTCCGCCGACACCAGACATAGATGGCCCAGATGGCTCGTCGCTTTTCCTCCGGCATCAACAAAGTGCCCAGGTAAAAGGTT from Leptodesmis sichuanensis A121 includes:
- the miaB gene encoding tRNA (N6-isopentenyl adenosine(37)-C2)-methylthiotransferase MiaB, producing the protein MPASRRYHITTFGCQMNKADSERMAGILEDMGFTWEEEANAADLIIYNTCTIRDNAEQKVYSYLGRQAKRKQEDPHLTLVVAGCVAQQEGEQLLRRVPELDLVMGPQYANRLGELLEQVFSGSQVVATEPVHIMEDITKPRRDSTVTAWVNVIYGCNERCTYCVVPNVRGVEQSRPPAAIREEMVELGRQGYKEVTLLGQNIDAYGRDLPGVTPEGRHQHTLTDLLYTVHDVPGIERIRFATSHPRYFTERLIRACAELPKVCEHFHIPFQSGDNEVLKAMGRGYTQEKYRRIIEIIRSYMPDAAISADAIVGFPGETESQFENTLKLVDEIGFDQLNTAAYSPRPGTPAALWESQLSEEVKSDRLQRLNHLVATKAAERSQRYLGRVEEVLVEAQNEKNPDQVMGRTRSNRLTFFPGDIQTLQGKLVPVLITEARAFSLSGHPLGESTRLDASSAAAVLQ
- a CDS encoding Uma2 family endonuclease; translation: MVQTPIEPQVLYPDSDGKPMADNTVQYRWIVRLVANLKHLFKGQTVFVAGDLLWYPLQVTVPPAPAQAPDVMVVLGRPDGDRGSYKQWEEDNIPPQVVFEILSPTNSAREMLHKQSFYQEHGVLEMFFYDPDSYDFWGLVRPDRNHDFVPVTALNFPWTSPTLGIRFEMFADGLAVFYPSGEPFKDPDVIFAERDQAQQERDRVQQERDRVQQERDRAFAKLRELGIDPTQL
- a CDS encoding ABC transporter permease — its product is MQDLFLFKYGSEIVQRTGEHLLLVGIAIATAILISLPFGILITRNKSLRQPILAVANILQTIPSLALFGLLIPLVGIGVLPAIIALTLYSFLPIIRNTYTGIMGIDPAVREAGRGMGMTDWQLLTQVELPLAMGVILAGVRVATVIAVGIATIAAAIGAGGLGVFIFRGIAVVNNQLILAGAVPAAAIALMADYGIGWLEKRFNIKH
- a CDS encoding MFS transporter, giving the protein MNPEENASLTQSRSLWSSLQLANSQVWIQAAGRSLSQIGAGLIYFYIPLVFVNQVGLSATSVGFSLGLSSLTGVLGHLLGGILADSPRFGRKTTLSLSATLSVAVSLLLAVAQTLPMLTIACLLLGISIGFYWTAADAAVMDVTTLEERHQAFAVMSVAENLGNGIGILGGGLLLALVHQNHLALFVGCSFFFLAFLGLTQFAIPETRSPNSTHENTTTGILTALRDRLLITFVLANVLFTTYIAIVTSTIPLYFTTEV
- a CDS encoding replication restart DNA helicase PriA, which translates into the protein MNTISITEICCPNCGKPAERHTLLLEKLIRTQCPACDYLMILCAQTAKVVEAYAPGISASHG
- the crtB gene encoding 15-cis-phytoene synthase CrtB gives rise to the protein MLKLPDHSRVTPLASIEDSYELCRQITAKYSKTFYLGTLLMPEEKRRAIWAIYVWCRRTDELVDGPRASFTTDETLDQWESQLESIFAGTPIEDADVALVDTLERFPVDIQPFRDMIAGQRMDLYRSRYETFEELNLYCYRVAGTVGLMTTPVMGVDTTVRTAPWDVYRNEQRDPTEEAIALGIANQLTNILRDVGEDARRGRIYLPLEDLALFNYTEADLFNGVVDERWRSLMKFQIQRARKFYASAESGISALSPDARFPVWAALMLYRGILDVIERNQYDVFRKRAYVPGPQKLTYLPIARLRAAVL
- a CDS encoding universal stress protein, giving the protein MFQRLLICTDFSDGLQRLVNFVPTLAATGVRHLTFLHCVPLDEGGAIPRVDSEKVDQARKQLGVASRDVPEGTTVEVVVESGRPCDLILRVAQAHQAELILLGLATQNLVAEKLFGSTTRVVYERTKIPILVVRTQLISTYTTEELDLRCRHIFRHLMVPYDGSEAARRVIRSIKELVPAFTPPVVEACTLCQVLESTERWHLSRQPYIEAAEATLATVKAELAPLDIKVDTQVRLGGAVAEVLKACLEPDISAIAVSHNRRNRLLEFSIPSFTVELLRQSWHPVLYFPPTDAPTS
- a CDS encoding NF041680 family putative transposase; amino-acid sequence: MSNFDKLREFRHKAYSLMGNGRDALFDLMDAVLVSRSLSSFAELSLSPVFRRRWSSLYEAVQDSQPPRAKLMGIYVEQMPQAGRVVLAGDHTAWSRLQAHTLRERTFEHQAAPISGAKPVTLGQGYSTLAWIPEPQGSWALPLLHERISSAESPIEKAVKQLRQVCQKLSSRPLALWDAEYGCAPFLKQTADIACDKLIRLRSNRVLYGSPPAYSGTGRPRVHGDKFKLNDVSTYWQTDEEIEVEDARLGRLRLRMWHTLHLKQAATHPVSLIQVERLDSTSPTPAKPLWLIWIGLESPSLNTLWQDYLRRFAIDHWYRFAKQRLHWTLPQLSTPEQSERWSDLMPLLTWQLWLARPEIQDAPLPWQKSQTDLSPGRVANAFAQVLVVIGSPAPNPKPRGKSPGWTPGRPRSRRLRYPTVKKRFTKPKKTAKQSA
- the rlmN gene encoding 23S rRNA (adenine(2503)-C(2))-methyltransferase RlmN yields the protein MTIATDSKLPILTSKPLLGQSLAELTAWVQQQGQPAYRAKQLHEWIYQKGVRSFTDISVFPKQWRSELPNVPLGRSTIHYRSVASDGTVKFLLSLADGHIIETVGMPTYKKSSQFSVLSSEFGGQLNPQNLKLDKTPATRTTSYEPSNSQLKTQNSKLPSLDRLTVCVSSQVGCPMACDFCATGKGGFTRNLAVHEIVDQVLTVQSDFQHRVSNIVFMGMGEPLLNTDAVVAAIRCLNQDVGIGQRMITVSTVGIPGRIRRFAEHHLQVTLAVSLHASNQALRERLIPSAHSYPIAALLDECREYVRITGRRVTFEYILLAGLNDEPEHAQELAKHLRGFQTHVNLIPYNPIQEVDYQRPSEQRIQAFVATLKKHHIAVSVRYSRGLEADAACGQLRASAIAFPSQA
- a CDS encoding MFS transporter translates to MAGIGGGPGASVTSTANLFTWCYIGIGAILQLPIARLFTHFQRVRVLMIAMLIWAVGFALVWVTGTVTTAQLIWGVGALCMLSIASVTYKPFASAIVSELAPESLRGSYIAISSQCWAIGYFIGPIIGGWAMDQSALIADRFWLGAAATTAIGLLVLQVFQTLHLEDSSLLSKEPSQQQRQQNQHRNNQH
- a CDS encoding ATP-binding cassette domain-containing protein — translated: MGSDSPLVEFQQVEFVVGGRSLLADLNFTIQAGEFLVLLGRSGSGKTTTMKLINRLITPTAGVVRVQGKATTDWDPIQLRRQIGYVIQETGLFPHFTIERNVGLVPTLQGWKPLQIKSRVHELLHLVGLDPAQFATRYPHQLSGGQRQRVGVARALAADPPILLMDEPFGALDPITRMELQQEFQHLQQELGKTVVFVTHDMQEAFMLASRIGLMQDGRLVELDIPQEFARSAHPEAQTFLRTLGVGNRE
- a CDS encoding aldehyde oxygenase (deformylating) — its product is MPQLEASAAIDFHSEVYRDAYSRINAIVIEGEQEAHENYVRLADLLPDSKEQLVSLAKMESRHKKGFEACGRNLQVTPDLEFARQFFSQLHQNFQTAAAEGKIVTCLLIQALIIECFAIAAYNIYIPVADDFARKITEGVVKDEYSHLNFGEAWLKANFEAAKAELEAANRQNLPIVWQMLNQVEADARILGMEKEALVEDFMIQYGEALSNIGFSNRDVMRLSAMGLAAA